A DNA window from Thermotoga sp. contains the following coding sequences:
- a CDS encoding argininosuccinate synthase produces the protein MKEKVVLAYSGGLDTSVILKWLCEKGFEVIAYVANIGQKDDFEAIKKKALKTGASKVYIEDLRREFVTDYIFTALLGNAVYEGRYLLGTAIARPLIAKRQVEIAEKEGAQYVAHGATGKGNDQVRFELTYAALNPNLKVISPWKDPEFLSRFKGRTDLINYAREKGIPVKVSKKRPYSEDENLMHISHEAGKLEDPMYIPDEDVFSWTVSPKEAPDEETLLEIHFKKGVPVKVVNLKEKTEKTDPLELFEYLNEIGAKNGVGRLDMMENRFVGIKSRGVYETPGAAILWVAHRDLEGITMDKEVMHLRDMLAPKFAELIYNGFWFSPEMEFLLAAFRKSQENVTGKVIVSIYKGNVMPVARYSPLSLYNPELSSMDVEGGFDATDSRGFINIHALRLKVYQLAKKGYEK, from the coding sequence ATGAAAGAGAAAGTTGTTCTCGCATACAGTGGAGGACTGGACACTTCCGTCATCTTAAAATGGCTTTGTGAAAAAGGCTTTGAAGTGATCGCCTATGTGGCAAATATAGGTCAAAAAGATGATTTCGAAGCCATAAAAAAGAAAGCTTTGAAAACAGGTGCCTCTAAGGTCTACATCGAGGACCTTCGAAGGGAGTTTGTAACAGACTACATATTCACCGCTCTTCTCGGCAACGCTGTCTACGAGGGAAGGTACCTTCTTGGAACAGCGATTGCTCGTCCTCTCATTGCAAAAAGACAGGTTGAAATAGCGGAAAAAGAGGGTGCTCAATATGTTGCGCATGGTGCAACAGGGAAGGGAAATGATCAGGTGAGGTTCGAGCTCACCTATGCCGCTTTGAATCCGAATCTCAAAGTGATATCGCCATGGAAGGATCCAGAGTTTCTCTCCAGATTCAAGGGAAGAACCGATTTGATAAATTACGCTAGGGAAAAGGGTATCCCTGTGAAGGTTTCCAAAAAAAGGCCCTACAGCGAGGACGAAAATCTCATGCACATATCCCATGAAGCGGGAAAACTGGAAGATCCCATGTACATACCAGACGAGGATGTGTTCTCATGGACCGTCTCTCCAAAAGAAGCTCCAGACGAAGAGACGCTCCTTGAAATTCACTTCAAAAAAGGAGTGCCGGTGAAAGTTGTAAATTTGAAAGAGAAAACAGAAAAGACAGATCCACTTGAGCTCTTCGAATACCTCAACGAAATCGGGGCGAAGAACGGTGTTGGAAGGTTGGACATGATGGAGAATAGATTCGTCGGTATAAAGTCAAGAGGCGTCTACGAAACACCGGGAGCGGCTATTCTGTGGGTTGCCCATAGGGATCTTGAAGGAATCACCATGGACAAGGAAGTGATGCACCTTCGCGATATGCTCGCACCGAAGTTTGCCGAGCTCATCTACAACGGATTCTGGTTCTCACCGGAAATGGAGTTTTTGCTCGCAGCCTTCAGAAAATCTCAGGAGAACGTGACTGGAAAGGTAATCGTATCCATATACAAGGGTAACGTCATGCCAGTCGCAAGATATTCGCCGCTTTCTTTGTATAACCCAGAACTTTCTAGCATGGACGTTGAAGGAGGTTTTGATGCGACGGACTCTAGAGGTTTCATAAACATCCATGCTCTGAGACTCAAGGTGTATCAACTCGCGAAGAAGGGGTATGAAAAATGA